Proteins encoded together in one Lathyrus oleraceus cultivar Zhongwan6 chromosome 5, CAAS_Psat_ZW6_1.0, whole genome shotgun sequence window:
- the LOC127078737 gene encoding uncharacterized protein LOC127078737, giving the protein MAQRQQRAAPFVFTPQLELDLKRGIYRHNSHSKKWTRIIADDDFRFPPNTKTEVLRKKWRRMRKDDPKLSILLSGPSRLADEMLGVSLVAPDGVTPPPNGFPLVEPVGVPPPPDGIRPTPPDGSPLTAPDGVPPPPPPNDIPLVASDDLHLRTLMAQRQHRAAPFVFTTQLELDLKHGQKWRRMRKDDPKLSILLSGPSRLADETLGLGGTPGGVPLAALEGVSLVAPDDVPLAAPVSVSLAARNGVTPPPNGFALVAPVGVPPPPDVIRPPPPDGSPLKAPHGVPLPPPPNDLPLVASDDLHLSVSLAAPDVVTPPPNEFPLVAPVGVPPPPEDIRPPPPDGNPLTDPDGQKWGRMRKDDPKLSILLSGSSRLADEMLGLGGTPGGVPLTALEGVSLVASDGVPLAALEGVSLVAPDGVPLAAPVSVSLAAPDVVTPPPNGFPLVAPVGVPPPPEDIRPPPPDDNPLTAPDGQKWGRMRKDDPKLSILLSGPSRLANEMLSVSLAAPDVVTPPPNGFPLVAPVGVPPPPEDIRPPPPDGNPLTDPDGQKWGRMRKDDPKLSILLSGPSRLANETLGLGGIPGGAPLAALEGVSLRKWRRMRKDDPKLSILLSGPSRLADEMLGLGGTPGGVPLTALEQKWGRMRKDDPKLSILLSGSSRLADEMLGLGGTPGGVPLTALEGVSLVASDGVPLAALEAPVGVPPPPEDIRPPPPDDNPLTAPDGVPPPPPPNDLPLVASEDLHLSVSLAAPDVVTPPPNGFPLVAPVGVPPPPEDIRPPPPDGNPLTDPDGVSLAALDVVTPPPSGFPLVAPVGVPPPSEDIRPPPPDGNPLTAPDGRKWRRMRKDDPKLSILLSGPSRLADEMLGLGGTPGGVPLTALEQKWGRMRKDDPKLSILLSGPSRLVDEMLGLGGIPGGVPLAALEGVSLVAPDGVPLAAHEIVSLVAPDGVPLAAPVSVSLAAPDVVTPPPNGFPLVAPVGVPPPPEDIRPPPPDDNPLTAPDGFLLLLPQ; this is encoded by the exons ATGGCTCAACGTCAACAACGCGCCGCACCATTTGTGTTTACACCACAACTCGAACTCGATCTGAAACGTGGCATTTATCGCCATAACAGCCATAGCAAGAAATGGACAAGAATCATCGCTGACGACGATTTCCGATTTCCACCGAATACCAAAACGGAGGTGCTACGT AAAAAATGGCGTCGGATGCGCAAGGATGATCCAAAACTCTCAATTCTTTTGAGTGGACCATCTCGCTTGGCGGATGAAATGCTAGG tgtttctcttgtggctcccgacggcgttACTCCTCCTCCCAACGGCTTTCCTCTTGTGGAACCCGTCGGTgttcctcctcctcccgacgGCATTCGTCCTACTCCTCCTGACGGCAGTCCTCTTACGGCTCCCGACGgggttcctcctcctcctcctcccaaTGATATTCCTCTGGTGGCTTCCGATGATCTTCATCTCAG AACCCTAATGGCTCAACGTCAACACCGCGCCGCACCATTTGTGTTTACTACGCAACTCGAACTCGATCTGAAACATGGC cAAAAATGGCGTCGGATGCGCAAGGATGATCCAAAACTCTCCATTCTTTTGAGTGGACCATCTCGTTTGGCGGATGAAACGCTAGGGTTGGGAGGCACTCCCGGCGGTGTTCCTCTTGCggctctcgaag gtgtttctcttgtggctcccgacgaCGTTCCTCTTGCTGCTCCTGTCAGTGTTTCTCTTGCGGCTCGCAACGGCGTTACTCCTCCTCCCAACGGCTTTGCTCTTGTGGCTCCCGTCGGTgttcctcctcctcccgacgTTATTCGTCCTCCTCCTCCCGACGGCAGTCCTCTTAAGGCCCCCCACGGGGTTCCTCTTCCTCCTCCTCCCAATGATCTTCCTCTTGTGGCTTCCGATGATCTTCATCTCAG TGTTTCTCTTGCGGCTCCCGACGTCGTTACTCCTCCTCCCAACGAATTTCCTCTTGTGGCTCCCGTCGGTGTTCCTCCTCCTCCCGAAGACATTCGTCCTCCTCCTCCCGACGGCAATCCTCTTACGGATCCTGACGgg cAAAAATGGGGTCGGATGCGCAAGGATGATCCAAAACTCTCCATTCTGTTGAGTGGATCATCTCGCTTGGCGGATGAAATGCTAGGGTTGGGAGGCACTCCCGGCGGTGTTCCTCTTACggctctcgaaggtgtttctcttgtggcttCCGACGGTGTTCCTCTTGCTGCTCTCGAAGGTGTTTCACTTGTGGCTCCGGAcggcgttcctcttgctgctcCTGTCAGTGTTTCTCTTGCGGCTCCCGACGTCGTTACTCCTCCTCCCAACGGATTTCCTCTTGTAGCTCCCGTCGGTGTTCCTCCTCCTCCCGAAGACATTCgtcctcctcctcccgacgacaATCCTCTTACGGCTCCTGATGgg cAAAAATGGGGTCGGATGCGCAAGGATGATCCAAAACTCTCCATTCTGTTGAGTGGACCATCTCGCTTGGCGAATGAAATGCTAAG TGTTTCTCTTGCGGCTCCCGACGTCGTTACTCCTCCTCCCAACGGATTTCCTCTTGTGGCTCCCGTCGGTGTTCCTCCTCCTCCCGAAGACATTCGTCCTCCTCCTCCCGACGGCAATCCTCTTACGGATCCCGACGgg cAAAAATGGGGTCGGATGCGCAAGGATGATCCAAAACTCTCCATTCTGTTGAGTGGACCATCTCGCTTGGCGAATGAAACGCTAGGGTTGGGAGGCATTCCTGGCGGTGCTCCTCTTGCggctctcgaaggtgtttctctt cGAAAATGGCGTCGGATGCGCAAGGATGATCCAAAACTCTCCATTCTTTTGAGTGGACCATCTCGCTTGGCGGATGAAATGCTAGGGTTGGGAGGCACTCCCGGCGGTGTTCCTCTTACGGCTCTCGAA cAAAAATGGGGTCGGATGCGCAAGGATGATCCAAAACTCTCCATTCTGTTGAGTGGATCATCTCGCTTGGCGGATGAAATGCTAGGGTTGGGAGGCACTCCCGGCGGTGTTCCTCTTACggctctcgaaggtgtttctcttgtggcttCCGACGGTGTTCCTCTTGCtgctctcgaag CTCCCGTCGGTGTTCCTCCTCCTCCCGAAGACATTCgtcctcctcctcccgacgacaATCCTCTTACGGCTCCTGATGgggttcctcctcctcctcctcccaaTGATCTTCCTCTTGTGGCTTCCGAAGATCTTCATCTCAG TGTTTCTCTTGCGGCTCCCGACGTCGTTACTCCTCCTCCCAACGGATTTCCTCTTGTGGCTCCCGTCGGTGTTCCTCCTCCTCCCGAAGACATTCGTCCTCCTCCTCCCGACGGCAATCCTCTTACGGATCCCGACgg TGTTTCTCTTGCGGCTCTCGACGTCGTTACTCCTCCTCCCAGCGGATTTCCTCTTGTGGCTCCCGTCGGTGTTCCTCCTCCTTCCGAAGACATTCGTCCTCCTCCTCCCGACGGCAATCCTCTTACGGCTCCCGACGgg CGAAAATGGCGTCGGATGCGCAAGGATGATCCAAAACTCTCCATTCTTTTGAGTGGACCATCTCGCTTGGCGGATGAAATGCTAGGGTTGGGAGGCACTCCCGGCGGTGTTCCTCTTACGGCTCTCGAA cAAAAATGGGGTCGGATGCGCAAGGATGATCCAAAACTCTCCATTCTGTTGAGTGGACCATCTCGCTTGGTGGATGAAATGCTAGGGTTGGGAGGCATTCCCGGTGGTGTTCCTCTTGCggctctcgaaggtgtttctcttgtggctcccgacggtGTTCCTCTTGCTGCTCATGAAAttgtttctcttgtggctcccgacggcgttcctcttgctgctcCTGTCAGTGTTTCTCTTGCGGCTCCCGACGTCGTTACTCCTCCTCCCAACGGATTTCCTCTTGTAGCTCCCGTCGGTGTTCCTCCTCCTCCCGAAGACATTCgtcctcctcctcccgacgacaATCCTCTTACGGCTCCTGATgggttcctcctcctcctcccCCAATGA